In Oncorhynchus mykiss isolate Arlee chromosome 32, USDA_OmykA_1.1, whole genome shotgun sequence, the DNA window TATTCATACAGCTTTCTCTCTAATATGACTATTCTCCAGCATATTACATAATTATGATGCAcaataataaaatattaaatatgcACAAtacaaaaaatattaaatatatgcATATCCAGTGTTTCCTCAACAGGTGCTGGAGATCAAACAATATGTTTAGCATAATGCATTGTCCATTCTAATCCAACCTAAAAATCCAACAGCCACTAAGCTGGGCCCAGAGGTGTTCCGGTTTGATGATGGAGCGGAGGCCACAGCACCCAGAGTAAACGAAAGGCATTACATCCTGAGGCCAGAGGTCGTGGAGAGCTACATGTACATGTGGAGACTGACCCATGACCCCAAGTACAGAGAGTGGGGCTGGGAGGCTCTGGAGGTGAGGCcatacatttacagtgccttcggaacgtattcagaccccttgactttttccacatttttaaaaattgattaattgtttttttcccctcaacaatctacacacactaacccacaatgcaataacagttttttttttaaatgttttggctAATTTatgaaaagtttttaaaaaacgaaatatgacattttacatacactaccgttaaaAAGTTTTGTCActtgttttttgaaagaaaagcaacaaaaaaagtccattaaaagaacatcaaattgatcagaaatacagtgtagacattgttagtgttgtacatgactattgtagctggaaaaggctgattttttaaatggaatatgtcataggtgtacagaggctcattatcagcaaccatcactcctgtgttccaatggcatgttgtgttagctaatccaagtatatcattttaaaaggctaattgatcattagaaaacccttttgcgccaatgttatcacagctgaaaactgctgtcctgattaaagaagcaataaaactgaccttctttagacaagttgagtatctgtagcatcagcatttgtgggttcgattacaggctcagaatggccagaaacaaataactttcttctgaaactcgtcagtctattcttgttctgagaaatgaaggcttttccatgcgagaaatcgccaagaaactgaatatctcgtacaacgctgtgtactactcccttcacagaacagagcagactggttctaaccagaatagaaagaggagtgggatgtcctgatgcacaactgagcaagtgggacaagtacattagagtgtctagtttgagaaacagcttcattaaatagtacccgcaaaacaccagctcaacgtcaacagtgtagaggcgacccctgggatgctggccttctaggcagaggtgCAAAGAACAAGCCATATCTCacactggccaataaaaaggaaCGATTGAGATGGGTAAAAGAacatagacactggacagagatacggctttttctttgcaactctgcctagaaggccagcatcccggagttgcctctacactgttgacgttgagctggtgttttgcgggtactatttcatgaaactgccagttgaggacttgtgaggcgtctgtttctcaaacttgacACTTTAATGTATTTGTCCTGTTACTCAGTtgtacaccggggcctcccactctttctattctggttagaacaAGTTTGcgatgttctgtgaagggagtagtatatagcgttgtacgagatcttcagtttcttggccatttctcgcatggaatagccttcatttctcagaacagaacggactgacgagtttcagaagaaatatctttgtttctggccattcttAGCCTgtcatcgaacccacaaatgctgatgctccagatactcaactagtgtaaagaaggccagttttattgcttctttatcagcacaacagctttcagctgtgctaacataattgcaacagggttttctaatgatcaattagactttttaaaattataaacttggattaactaacacaatgtgcttttggaacacaggagtgatggttgctgataatgagccttGGTACGCCTatttagatattccattaaaattcagttgtttccagctacagtagtcatttacaacattaacaatgtctacactgattTAATAGAcaaaaacatttgcttttctttcaaaaacaagaccatttctaagtgaccccaaacttttgaaaggtagggtaagtgttcagaccctttactcagtactttgttgaagcacttttggcagcgattacagcctggtgtcttcttggctatgacgctacaagcttgacacacctgtatttggggtttctcccattcttctctgcagatactcttaagctctgtcaagtttgatggtgagcgttgctgcacagctattttcaggtctctccagagatgttcgattgggttcaagtgcggcctctggctgggccactcaaggacattcagagacttgtctcgaagccacttctgcgttattttcactgtgtgcttagggtcgttgtcctgttggaaagtgaaccttcgccccagtctgaggtcgtaagtgctctggagcaggttttcatcaaggatctctctgcactttgctctgttcatctttccctcaatcctgactagtctcccagtccctgccgctgaaaaacatccccactgcatgatgctgccacaaccatgcttcaccgtagggatggtgccaggtttcctccagacgtgacgcttggcattcaggccaaagagttctatcttgttttcatcagaccagataatcttgtttatcatggtctgagagtctttaggtgccttttgctgaggagtggcttccttctggccactctaccataaaggcctaattggtggagtgctgcagagatggatgtccttctggaaggttctcccatctccacagaggaactctaaagctctgtcagtggccatcaggttcttggtcacctccctgaccaaggcccttctcccccgattgctcagcttggccgagcggccagctaaaggaagagtcttggtggttcaaaacttcttccatttaagaatcatggagaccactgtgttcttagggaccttcagtgctgcagaaatgctttggtacccttctccagatctgtgcctcgacacaatcctgtctcggcgctctacggacaattcctacgacgtcatggcttggtttttgctctgacttgtactgtcaactgtgggaccttatatagacaggtgtgtgcctttccaaatcatgtccaatcaattgaatttgccacaggtggactccaatgaagttgtagaagcatctcaaggatgatcaattgaaacaggatgcacctgagctcaatttcgagtctcatagcaaagggtctgaatacttatgtaaataaggtatttctgttgtttatttgtaaaacatttgcataaaaatctgtttttgctttgtcattatgggatattgtttgtagattgctgaggaaattgtatttttaatccattttagaataaggctgtaacataaaatatgggaaaagtcaaagggtctgaatactttccgaaggcactgtatagcaaTGATAAATACATTACAATAAATTGACCTATGATCCTGTGATTATTTTTATTCTCAGCCCATTTTGATACTGTAGTCCTATGTGTGATTTACCCTAAAATAACCTAACCATAAAACCATCTACATGTAAAATGGAAATGTTGGTCTGATTTTTGCGGTTAGTTGAAGATGGGATTGTAATTTTATTTTACAGGCTCTGGAGCAACACTGTCGACTTGCCACAGGGTTCTCTGGTATCATTGATGTCTACGGCCATATAATCCAACACGACAATTTACAGCAGAGTTTCTTTCTGGCAGAAACACTCAAGTGAGTGAAGGAAAAGATACAAGCATCACGTGTGTTATCTTTGTCATTTCTCTGTGTTTTTCATTAGCAATAACCATAACATAACACTATTGTACAGAGTTTGTCATCTCTGTCTGTTTTTACTTTGTCCCTGTCTATATATCTCATCTTAATTGTGTTTTCCTGTCCTCCCTTCTCTATCTTTGTATTTTCTCTGCGCTTTACACTAGCAATAACCATAACATAACGCTATTGTACATTTATTGTATAGAGTTTGTAATATGTGTCAGTGTTTGCTTCCTTTTGTACCTAATTTTAAgtgttttcctctcctcctctgtcctctttctctggTGTGTTACAGGTATCTGTACCTGCTGTTCTCTGACGACGATCTCCTGCCTCTGAAGGACTGGGTGTTTAACACAGAAGCACACCCTCTACCTGTCATCCCCAGGAACTGCTCTCAGGAGAGAGGACACAGACCCAATTGGACTCATTGACAGGCTTATAGGGCTCCTTTGAAATGGACCATATATGGTGTATGTTCATTGTCAGGCTTAGCTCCAGTGTTTGGCCCAAACATTTAGCCTTTTATGTTTTCATCTCTGAGGCCTGGTCTCAAAAAGCCCTAAGAAATGATTGGGGACCCCCTTTCTGGCCCTAGTCACTTTGATTAAACTGCAGGAGATGGATGGTCAGTGAGACACATATCTCTGTGGATACTGTTGAACTGATTTTGTGAAAGCTGTTGTTGTTTCTGTGAATCATCAGAAACCAACAATGAGTATATATATCTACTTCTTTGCCTCTGTGAGGGAAATTCCCATATCACAGGGAATGAGctgaacatcagctgtctgagtgTCAATATTTATTTGTGATACGTCCATTGTGCATTAAATCTGTCTGCTATgataaaaaatattgttttttcaGTGTAGGATTTTCTGTCCATGCCATTTAATTTTATTATCAGATAATTTCACtaattgtaagtcactctggaaagTGTCTGGTAAAGGACTAAAATATGAATGTAAATATTTCTGATGGATTTCAGCACTTCTCTGACTCACGATGCAAAACACTCCTCATCGATCAATTTTTATCCTGAACACCATCCATGGCTTGGAAATTGATTTATAGAAAGCTGCAGTCCCAGGAGAAAGAGGGAAATTGTTCATTAGGTCCAAAAAGTGAACATAGAGCTTAGTGAAAATGATTACATGCTCACAACTACCCTCTTACTTTCTCTACATGTGCACTATAAATTAGCTTACCCTTCATTACttaaaatgaatttaaaaaataattcccTGATGGCTCAGTTGATTACAAATCTGAGACTTTCATAATCAATAGTAATATATTAATTTCTGTAATATTAAGATAGGCTACTGATTTTTAAATAGTATGTTATATATGCTTTATTTGATAGATGGGAAATAGGGAGATATATTAAAGGAAGACAAAATGTGTAGATTCAGGAATCCAAACCTGGTGTCATTGCATATCTGCAAAGAGCCATGAATGTTTCCACTCAACTTCAGGGGCTGTGTATTTTTAGTAGGACTTTGGATGTTGCATTAAGTAAATATTGCCTGATGAACACTGGGCAATGAGGGCATGGCCCTCCCACAGGTCACTGTGGCATGAGGAAATACCTGAATAACAGGGAGACAAAATCCCTAACATGGCAACGAccagtgtgtgtgggggagaagagggaggagagtgcTTTCTTAATAAAGACACTTGTCACAACCATTGGACTTACCATCCATTTGCCTTTAGTTTGAACAACTGCCTGCTGCTAATCCCAATACTGAGCTGGACATGGCATTCAATGGAAAATGGAAAATCCACAGTCAGGAGAACCATGAAGAGTTTCTTAAAGCAATGGGTGAGAACTCACATACATTTCTTACCACAATCTCAGTGTGTTTAATGGCAGTATTGTATTCTAGAACTTTGTCAATAATGGTTATGTTTTATGTCGCAATTatgttcttcagctgtccctgaGATGTTGATCAAAATGATCAAGGGTGTCAAGCCAACGACAATAATTGAGCAGAAGGGTGACGACTTCACCATCAGAGTTGAGACTCCCCTCCGTACTGTCACCAACTCATTCACTATAGGGAAGGAGGCAGAAATCACTGCCATGGATGGGAGAAAGTTTAAGGTAACAATCATGAATCATGAAATTGTATGTGACGTGCTTGAACCTATTGCCATGAGAGTGTGAAGAGCATCACAAAGCTTTGTTTATTTGCATGGTGCTATGTGTCCATCTCCTTTGCTCTAGTTtgatatacactactgttcaaaactTTGGgaacacttagaaatgtccttgtttttgaaagaaaagcaaccatcactcctgtgttccaatggcacgttgtgtttgctaatccacatttatcattttaaaaggctaattgatcattagaaacaaaactgttgtgctaattaaagaagcaataaaactggccttctttagactagttgagtatctggagcatcaacatttgtgggttcgattacaggctcaaaatgaccagaaacaaagaactttcttctgaaactcgccagtctattcttgttctgagaaatgaaggcttttccatgcgagaaattgccaagaaattgaagatctcgtacagcgctgtgtactactcccttgtACTCGCTGTGTACTACaccgcaaactggctctaaccagaatagaaagaggagtgggaggccccggtgcacaactgagcaagaggacaagtacattagagtgtctagtttgagaaacagatggcTCACAAGTCTCCAACAGgaagctttattaaatagtaccctcaaaacaccagtctcaacgtcaacagtgaagaggcgactccaggatgatGGCCTTCTAGCCAGAGTTGCAAAGAACAGGCCATATCTCacactggccaataaaaataaaagattacgATGGGCCAAAGAACATAGATgttggacagaggaagattgggaaAAAGTGTTAttgacagacaaatctaagtttgaggtgtttggatcacaaagaagaataTGCGTGAGACACAGAAAAAATTCAAAGATGCAGGAGGAGTGCTtgatgccatctgtcaagcatggtgaaggcaatgtgatggtctgggggttcTTGGGTGGTGggaaagtgggagatttgtacagggtaaaagggatcttgaagaaggaaggctatcctTCCATTTTACAACGCCATGTCATACCCTGTGGACagtgcttaattggagccaatttcctcctacgacaggaaaatgacccaaagcacagctccaaactatgcaataactatttagggaagaagcagtcagctggtattctatataatggagtggccagcacagtcaccggacctcaaccctattgagctgtttttggagcagcttgaccgtatggtacgtaacaagtgcccatcaagccaatccaatttaTGGGAgctgcttcaggaagcatggggtgaaatctcttcagattgacaactagaatgccaaaggtctgcaaaaGGCTATacttgctgcaaatggaggattcgtTGATGAAAGCAAaatttgaaggacacaattattatttcaatgaataagcattatttataaccttgtcaaccaacatcttgactatatttccaattcattttgcaactcatttcatgtatgttttcatggaaaacaaggacatttctaagtgaccccagacttttgaacggtagtgtagacaTAGGTGCAGCTGCAGCAGGGTGTGTGAGTGTTTTGTGTTTACTCTCTGACCCATAGTGTACTGCCAGACTGGAGGATGGGAAGCTCATCTGCGATACAGAGAAGTTCTCCCACATCAGAGAAATCAAAGGGGAGAACATGGTTGAGGTAAAGGGCATCCCTCCACTTTTATATTTTATGTTGTAAAATACACTTAATTGGATGCACTTTGTCCAAATGTCCTAGCAGTTGGTCTCCAATTACAGTAGCACTGCCactcaaaaaataaataacaatgaaTTGCCAGCCTTGTTCAATCTGTGGTTGTTCATTCATGTTGAACTGTGTTAGTGACTGTCCTCTTTCCCATTTTTTTCCAGACTATCACTGCGGCCTCAACAACCCTCACCAGGATAAGCAAGAGAGTCTGATCTCTAAAGCCACAGAGACAAGGATTACATTttcaattaattaatttaaatgaCCTTTTATCTCAGGTAATATAATAGCTATAAAATATTACATTAAAATGACAAATGACTAGACATTGCATCTGCTCATTTTATGTCTAATTTGGACACATGCATTTTAAAAGCCCCAAAGCAAATGTACTTCCCTAACAAAACCAATACAAAATGGATGGCTTTTCCTGACACCTTGTGGTTATTGAATAATCTGCCATCATTGTAGTACTCAGCAACAAATGTAAACTTGTGGGATCAtgttttcacttcatcattaACTAGCAAATGTAGACATCAATGACCAGCTCATAATTGtgtttatttcatattttatctggattttatcatttttaaaaaagaaagaaaagaaaattcCTCAACAATTTCAATGAAtcacaatgggggaaaccaaAAACTCATGGTCACATCGTCATCTTCATCCTGTAAAGCAAGAACACAGACAAGAACAATTTAGAGGAGAGGCATTTTACATTATATCAATCAACATTTGTGACTGAATTCACACTGACTGTGtgtaagtcccaaatggcaccctattccctatgtagtgcactgcttttgaccagtgcccactGTGGATTTTCCATTGATAAAATGTTGAGTTAATAAAGTCACATACAAGGCAGCTCCAAAATTCAGgagtttcagcctagctcagtgctttctgtggtggaggtAATCTTCTCTTATTGCCccgtgattgactcagtgttctgtcactcatggggacactatgtcgCTGCAAGATCTACAGGGCGAGCTAGAAAGTTCAAGCCCCCTTGCATGCTGCCAaacatttacattagaagtgACCATCCCCCACAGATAAGATaacatcaaatcacgttatatctaccgtagctttttTTGGAcagatcatgtcaacatcatactttcaaaatcttagctatcTACCTAGACAATCAGTTATCATCATGAATCAcattgacaatctactggcaaatccttgtcatttgaaaataaattatagataaaacatatcggtgctcatcggccattggacttAAACATTGCACAACACGTTGGAAATCAACAGTGattggtttggaaggaatcaatgGCCAACTGATTGGGCtttggtcaccaaagccccatattctacccaccactgcgacctgtatgctctcgttggctggccctcgcttcatattcgtcgccaaacccactggctccaggtcatctacaagtcactgctgggtaaagccccaccttatctcagctcactggtcaccatagcagcacccacccgtagcacgctctccagcaggtatatttcactggtcacccccaaagccatttcctccctttggccgcctttccttacagttctctgctgccaatgactggaatgaattgcaaaaatcacttaagctggagactcatatcttcctcactaactttaagcaccagctgtcagagcagctcacagatcacttcacctgtacatagcccatctgtaaatagcccatctaactacctcatccccatagtgTCATTTTTTTttcgctcctttgcaccccagtatctctacttgcacattcatcttctgcacatctatcactcgagtgtttaattgctatattgtaattatttcaccactatggcctatttattgccttacctccattatcttacctcatttgcacacactgtatatagactttttttccccaattgtgttattgactgtatgtttgtttattccatgtgtaactctgtgtggttgtttgtgtcgcactgctttgctttatattcgccaggtcgcagttgtaactgaactttttctcaactagcctacctggttaaataaaggtttaataaaaaactgcaagcgttgcaaagcaatcactattttTCTTCCCCTGCCTGTTATtaggtggagagggtgtgtggtccaagtctgggtttaagggccATGCTTAAAAGGATAAGCATTCACACACAACACCAtgcgccagaaaaggttgaatacattgggcATGCTGTCattccagcatgacttctgccgctttcaaaacaactgggaactccaaCTCggtttgaacagtcatccaattCGGGAACTTGGGcgtctttctagagctccgacctgaagctCACTGACGTCACGATTCAAGGTTGGTTTTTTTCCCCcgtgttcccagttgtcttgaaagcaccatcaatccagagaatgccagactttgatgactaAATGATAAAATAATGCACTAATGGAGAAAAAAGTAACAATGGTCAAATGCAACCAGTTAATGATTCTAGATGTGATGATAATTTTCAAAGGCTATGTCCAAACTACATGGAGTTTACGTCATAATGATAGGTAGCCCATGTAATAGTCGGATTGGCCTGAGAGTTCCGTTCTTATACGTCACGCTTCCTCTGCTGGGTGTGATAACGCACCATAACAGTAGATGGCGCTAAATTTATTTTCGTGCTTTCACGAATCCGCGAAGTAAAGTATGCGCCTGCGCATTCGGTTTTCCACATAGCTCCACAACTAGAAATACTTTTCTGTTAAACCCAAAACAGAGAGCGAAAATATTTGATGTAAAGCTGCATTCttgcttttatatatatatattttagcatGGCCAGATATTTGAGACCTCCAAATACATCTCTTTTCATCAGAAACATTTCCGATGAATCCAGGTGAGTCCATATTTGAACATATTTCCCCGGCCCCAGTTCCTTGCGGTCAGATAAGGTCAGAATTCTATACCCCAAGATAACGTTAACTAACGTCATTAGGCCAATGCTAGTCTGCTAGCCACGCGATTCTGCCTGATCAAAGACGATTGTGGCTTGGCCCTACAGTTGTGCAAGGTAGACCCACTGGCTAAACTCAAGTCATAAACCAAGAAAAAATTACTAACCATAAACATTTGGACAAACTTGTTTAATTCGTCCtaacaagctagctaacgttagctatagcTCCCGTTCCACACTTACGTTTAAAAACAGTTACCCTACTACATAGTTTAACATAATTATAATATAACGTTAAATGGCAAAAAAAATGACTAGTAGGGGGGATGTAAGTTGGCCTATCTGTAAGGTATTTTGTTTGCAAAGAGAACACTACATAGGCCTAAACACGGGTGATTGTTATATTATCGTTATCCATTCATGGATGGATTAAGGTACATTTCAGAGTGTGTGAGTTATGCATAGACAAAGTTTTTAAATTGTGTCAGTTTTCATGCAAAGAAGTGGCATCGTATTGCCCAACACCGATCTGTCTGTGGCTCCTTTGGTGGTGATACTTTTCCTCCTGGTCATTGAAGTGACATTTCTATCCTCTACGGTATTCAGGCCTGAGGATTTGCGCCGTGAGTTTGGTCGTTATGGGCCAGTAGTAGACGTCTACATTCCACTTGACTTCTATTCACGCCGACCAAGAGGATTTGCATATATTCAATATCCTTTCCCTTCTAAAGTGAGAATTATGAAATCTGTCTTTTCTCTTATAATTGGCTTAATTTTGAATGTTTTAAGATAACATGTTTTCTCTCAGATAATGTCTTAAGCAGTAAGGCTTGGTTGTGTGATTGATTGCTGTGACTTTGCATTCTGTATGTACACAATGAAGTACTTTTTAATATCTAACTTACATTTCTCTGTTGCCCCAGAAAATGTAAAGGCATCCAGTTGTTGTGGAGCCTGGAGAAAGAGTAAGAATGTCCGGTGTAGAGTAGATCTAAAGACAAGCAGCAAAAGACCGCCAGGAtgcaagaaacagagagagggaaaggttgAAAGAGAATTTAAAGCTTGAAGAGACAAAGAGGAAAAAGAGGGGACGGAGTCCAGGCTTGGATATGTCATCaaaagaaagaggaaaagggaagAGATTAAAGGGCAAAGACAAGCAGGAAACCCAAGTTCTTCTGGGAGGCGATTAAAGAGCTTAAAGATCAAGATGAAAGTCAAAGTCAAGCATGTTTAAGGTAACAAACCTGAATTATTTTGTATCCTCACAAAAAAAATCTATCAACAAATATTACATGAAAATCAATCAATAAATAGCCAATGTGAAAATTTGATTCTTAATTGAACTAAGAAATTGTTACTCTTATCAATATATTTTGCATTCGATAATATAATTTGAAACTGAAGCGGTATTGATTCCTCAGTGCAAGCCATCAAATAAGAGACATTATTGAAACATGTTTGCCTCATCTTCAATCTTGAGAAGAACACAACATTGTCATAACAAATGTGTTCCAGAACCTAAGCTTTGCTTTATGCTGTCAGCCAAAATGGCTTCCATTTCGACAGTGGCAGAAGATGCATTGTATTACAACAGTATTGCTGAAAAGAATGTAGCCACATAAGACCACATGTAAGAACCTTAACAGCTCAGCAAGTTTGAAGATGTGCGCGATGCTGAAGATGCTCTTCACAACCTGGACAGGAAGTGGGTGTGTGGCCGACAGATTGAAATCCAGTTTGCGCAGGGAGACCGAAAGAGTAAGGCAGATTCACAAATGTCCTGTGTTTCATGAAGTAACACTGTACAGTACCAAGCAGAATTTCTTGTTCGCGATTTACTGATGTTACTTTCAGCTGTAAATTCAAATAGATGTTTTCCATCTCACGTGGTACAACTGCAATACCTTTTCAAGGAAAGCTAAACCACTGTGTACTATATGTTTGCTTGGTGGGTTTCTCTCTTCTCCCAAACCCCCTTTTTTCATCACAGCACCCAATCAGATGAAAGGAAAGGAGGGGGGATCTTCGCGCAGCTCTTCGCGGCATGATGATCGAGATTATGATCGGGACAGTCGTCGTAGGCGCTCTCGCAGCCGTAGCTACCAAAGACGCAGGTCACGTAGCCCATCCTACGATCGCCGGCCCAGACGCTCTGAGAGTCCCAGAGAGTAAGGGCCTTTCCAGTGTTCTCCAGCTAGCATGCTTCAAATAAGATTGCAAAGCTTATACAAAATGTCAGTCTATTGATTACATTCTGATTGACGTTTTGTTACCCAGCTCCCGTGGAAGGATGTACGGCGGTAGCGGAAGAAGCAGGAGTCCGGAAAACAACCGGTAGGTCCTTGATACTCTGGGATTATGGCA includes these proteins:
- the LOC110488073 gene encoding serine/arginine-rich splicing factor 10 isoform X3, with protein sequence MFKLSKFEDVRDAEDALHNLDRKWVCGRQIEIQFAQGDRKTPNQMKGKEGGSSRSSSRHDDRDYDRDSRRRRSRSRSYQRRRSRSPSYDRRPRRSESPRDSRGRMYGGSGRSRSPENNRHRPHPRDHRRPPPGHSPHSQSRSPSHSRSRPRAQRESRGKSRSRSKSLSPRGDDFHPAPGGYDASRSHSRSLSRSRSRSRSWTGRKSGGH
- the LOC110488073 gene encoding serine/arginine-rich splicing factor 10 isoform X2 is translated as MFKVTNLNYFFEDVRDAEDALHNLDRKWVCGRQIEIQFAQGDRKTPNQMKGKEGGSSRSSSRHDDRDYDRDSRRRRSRSRSYQRRRSRSPSYDRRPRRSESPRDSRGRMYGGSGRSRSPENNRHRPHPRDHRRPPPGHSPHSQSRSPSHSRSRPRAQRESRGKSRSRSKSLSPRGDDFHPAPGGYDASRSHSRSLSRSRSRSRSWTGRKSGGH
- the LOC110488073 gene encoding serine/arginine-rich splicing factor 10 isoform X1, which produces MARYLRPPNTSLFIRNISDESRPEDLRREFGRYGPVVDVYIPLDFYSRRPRGFAYIQFEDVRDAEDALHNLDRKWVCGRQIEIQFAQGDRKTPNQMKGKEGGSSRSSSRHDDRDYDRDSRRRRSRSRSYQRRRSRSPSYDRRPRRSESPRDSRGRMYGGSGRSRSPENNRHRPHPRDHRRPPPGHSPHSQSRSPSHSRSRPRAQRESRGKSRSRSKSLSPRGDDFHPAPGGYDASRSHSRSLSRSRSRSRSWTGRKSGGH
- the LOC110488072 gene encoding fatty acid-binding protein, liver, with the translated sequence MAFNGKWKIHSQENHEEFLKAMAVPEMLIKMIKGVKPTTIIEQKGDDFTIRVETPLRTVTNSFTIGKEAEITAMDGRKFKCTARLEDGKLICDTEKFSHIREIKGENMVETITAASTTLTRISKRV